Proteins from a single region of Oenanthe melanoleuca isolate GR-GAL-2019-014 chromosome 12, OMel1.0, whole genome shotgun sequence:
- the LOC130258356 gene encoding protein BUD31 homolog, translating into MPKVKRSRTPPPDGWELIQPTLDELDQKMKEVEMEPHKGKRKVESLWPIFRIHHQKTLYIFELFYKRKAISRELCEYCIKEGYADRNLIAMWKKQGCENLCCLRCIQTWDTNFGTNCILPKSKLEVGRIIECTHCGCRGCSGRSLLISNLFLEL; encoded by the coding sequence ATGCCCAAAGTGAAGAGGAGCAGGACACCTCCCCCAGATGGCTGGGAGCTGATCCAGCCCACGCTGGACGAGCTGGatcagaagatgaaagaagtgGAGATGGAGCCGCacaaagggaagaggaaagtggAGTCCCTCTGGCCCATCTTCAGGATCCACCACCAGAAAACACTCTACATCTTCGAGCTCTTCTACAAGAGGAAAGCAAtcagcagagagctctgtgaGTACTGCATCAAGGAGGGCTATGCTGACAGAAACCTGATTGCCATGTGGAAGAAGCAGGGCTGTGAGAACCTCTGCTGCCTACGCTGCATCCAGACTTGGGACACCAATTTTGGGACCAACTGTATCTTGCCCAAAAGCAAGCTGGAAGTGGGCAGAATCATTGAGTGCACTCACTGTGGgtgcagaggctgctctgggcGAAGCCTTTTGATATCAAACCTGTTTTTGGAACTCTGA